One Vicia villosa cultivar HV-30 ecotype Madison, WI unplaced genomic scaffold, Vvil1.0 ctg.000291F_1_1, whole genome shotgun sequence genomic window carries:
- the LOC131626489 gene encoding receptor-like serine/threonine-protein kinase ALE2 isoform X1, translating into MGVVFPLILFLVKLCVMQGSEGSVISPSPAFLPSVHHNGEAPGPIHNGQSWQSNASSPFDPHGSVISPSPATLHVDLSPSEAPSLLPSNGSFVQPPVALPPSILAPTPQKIKGIESSMSPSPSPSTKSLSPQYKVVPAPSTAERNFPPSIQPIPPQRKAPTVSPPISTPIAPALVAIPPEILPKTSPISQPIEHGSLPPKIDKRNESKSHNLEPVSPGSFLQPPVALPPNTSAPTSPKIKGIESSISPSPSPNIKSLSPAYKAVPAPSTVERNLPPLMQPISPRVKAPIVRPPVSTPIAPAPSATPSGNLPVTSPISQPIVHGSFPPTVDRRNESKSHNLEPVSQAPVATPSTDVPKTSPLSPSTANGSFPPNSHREGTPTNKGHPRETISPDTAPVFNLPKYSPVNQPTEPGSLPPTVHKRNSSISHTLEPVSQAPVAEPPTSFPKSSPVSQPTHGSFPPNIHNRTVHKGHIHTPEPIMPPVATSPTSTFPVDPPLVHHVIPAASPSELPAPVISPSLTPSRNFKNGGEPVSAPLYKTPKSPPTSAHSPVQAPEHKARPSHHAPEPLISPPKSPFNKEDHSPAPSPSTAVYKHQPTRNTITSPAPASSYFVSSPTSKHQDQPIPPSFLPTSRRRHYAPPPMNTGFADSPFTFPIQSPVSQVSPAPSPSFKISPHSTKIPFHPPAVSPSRPFSKSPKKPVLPRVQALPPPPPNEDCISYICSEPYANSPPGVPCMCVWPMRVGLRLSVPLYTFFPLVSELASELASGVFMKQSQVRIMGANAATEQPDKTDALIDFVPLGEQFDNTTAFITAERFWHKQVVIKASYFGDYEVLYISYPGLPPSPPLPPSSVNMIDGGPYSNNGNNGRTIKPLGVDIQKKQHNSGLSKGIIAIIALSAFLAIVLCSAAVFALFKFRDHVPESQPTSTPRGFPPTLAKASGAAGPSVGGAVTSASTSFRSSIAAYAGSAKTFSMNEIEKATDNFHPSRILGEGGFGLVYRCDLEDGSKVAVKVLKREDHHGDREFLSEVEMLSRLHHRNLVKLIGICTELTSRCLVYELIPNGSVESHLHGVDREKSPLDWSTRIKIALGAARGLAYLHEDSSPHVIHRDFKSSNILLENDFTPKVSDFGLARTAADEDNRHISTRVMGTFGYVAPEYAMTGHLLVKSDVYSYGVVLLELLTGRKPVDFSQPPGQENLVAWARPLLTSREGLEAIIDPSLGTNVPFDSVAKVAAIASMCVQPEVSDRPFMGEVVQALKLVCNECDEAKETGSTSSSKDDLSSDFNAASEQQSNNFQSHFAAGNYDFGVDIENGLSASEIFSSSARFGRQVSGSFRRHSYSGPLRTVRSKRLWQIIQKLSGGTVSEHANMFK; encoded by the exons ATGGGTGTGGTTTTTCCATTGATTCTGTTTCTGGTGAAGCTTTGTGTTATGCAAGGATCTGAAG GGTCTGTTATATCCCCATCTCCAGCATTTCTTCCTTCTGTTCATCATAATGGAGAAGCACCTGGTCCTATCCATAATGGACAGTCATGGCAAAGCAATGCATCAAGCCCTTTTGATCCACATG GGTCTGTTATATCGCCGTCTCCAGCAACATTACATGTGGATCTTTCCCCTAGTGAAGCACCGAGTCTTTTACCCTCAAATG GGTCTTTTGTACAACCTCCAGTTGCATTACCACCGTCTATATTAGCGCCAACTCCTCAGAAGATTAAAGGAATTGAATCATCCATGTCACCTAGTCCTAGTCCAAGCACCAAATCTTTATCTCCACAATATAAGGTTGTTCCAGCACCATCAACTGCTGAAAGGAATTTTCCACCATCCATACAGCCAATTCCACCTCAACGGAAAGCACCTACTGTTAGTCCTCCTATATCTACACCAATTGCTCCAG CTCTTGTTGCAATACCTCCTGAAATTTTGCCAAAAACTTCACCTATCAGTCAACCAATTGAACATGGAAGCTTGCCTCCTAAGATTGATAAGAGAAATGAAAGCAAGAGTCACAATTTAGAGCCAGTTTCACCAG GTTCTTTCTTGCAACCTCCAGTTGCGTTACCACCTAATACATCAGCTCCAACTTCTCCGAAGATTAAAGGAATTGAATCATCCATATCGCCTAGTCCTAGTCCAAACATCAAATCGTTATCGCCAGCATATAAGGCTGTTCCTGCACCATCAACTGTTGAAAGGAATTTGCCACCATTGATGCAACCAATTTCACCTCGAGTGAAAGCACCTATTGTCAGGCCTCCTGTATCCACACCAATTGCTCCAG CTCCTTCTGCAACACCTTCTGGAAATTTGCCTGTTACTTCACCTATCAGCCAACCAATTGTGCATGGAAGTTTTCCTCCTACGGTTGATAGGAGGAATGAAAGTAAGAGTCACAACCTAGAGCCAGTTTCACAAG CCCCAGTTGCAACACCTTCTACCGATGTGCCCAAAACTTCACCACTAAGCCCTTCAACTGCTAATGGAAGTTTTCCTCCTAATTCTCACAGAGAGGGTACACCTACAAATAAAGGTCACCCTCGAGAAACAATTTCACCAG ACACAGCTCCTGTATTCAATTTACCGAAATATTCGCCAGTGAATCAACCAACTGAACCTGGAAGCTTGCCTCCAACTGTCCATAAAAGAAACTCCAGTATCAGTCACACATTGGAGCCAGTTTCACAGG CCCCGGTTGCAGAACCGCCTACAAGTTTTCCAAAAAGTTCACCAGTCAGCCAACCAACTCATGGAAGTTTTCCACCTAATATTCATAATAGAACTGTACATAAGGGACACATTCATACACCAGAGCCAATAATGCCAC CAGTAGCTACATCACCAACAAGTACATTTCCAGTAGATCCACCATTGGTCCACCATGTCATACCTGCAGCATCTCCATCTGAACTACCAG CACCTGTCATCTCTCCCTCATTAACACCTTCCAGAAACTTCAAAAACGGTGGAGAACCTGTTTCTGCGCCTTTGTATAAAACACCGAAGTCTCCACCAACTTCAGCTCATTCCCCTGTTCAAG CTCCTGAACATAAAGCAAGGCCATCACATCATGCTCCTGAGCCACTGATTTCACCTCCTAAATCTCCTTTCAATAAAGAAGATCATTCTCCTGCACCTTCACCTTCTACCGCAGTTTATAAGCATCAGCCTACACGGAACACGATAACCAGTCCAGCTCCTGCATCATCATATTTTGTTTCTTCTCCCACTTCAAAACACCAAG ATCAACCAATTCCTCCCTCATTTCTTCCAACAAGTAGACGGAGACATTATGCTCCACCACCAATGAACACAG GTTTTGCAGATTCTCCATTTACCTTTCCTATTCAATCACCAGTGAGCCAGGTTTCACCTGCTCCTTCTCCATCATTCAAGATTTCCCCTCATTCAACCAAAA TTCCATTTCATCCTCCTGCAGTATCTCCTTCACGGCCTTTTTCGAAGAGCCCTAAGAAGCCAGTATTGCCTCGGGTTCAAGCATTACCACCCCCACCTCCCAATGAAG ATTGTATATCATATATTTGCTCGGAGCCTTATGCGAATTCTCCACCCGGGGTGCCCTGCATGTGTGTCTGGCCAATGAGAGTTGGCCTTCGCCTCAGTGTTCCTCTGTATACCTTCTTCCCTTTGGTTTCGGAGCTTGCTTCTGAACTAGCCAGCGGGGTTTTCATGAAACAAAGTCAAGTTCGAATTATGGGGGCCAACGCAGCAACTGAGCAGCCAGATAAAACCGATGCTCTCATCGATTTTGTACCACTTGGGGAACAATTTGACAACACTACGGCCTTTATAACTGCTGAGAGGTTTTGGCATAAACAAGTTGTTATAAAAGCTTCTTACTTTGGAGATTATGAAGTGTTATATATAAGCTATCCAG GTTTACCTCCATCTCCTCCATTACCACCTTCAAGCGTTAACATGATAGATGGTGGTCCATATTCAAATAATGGCAATAATGGCAGGACAATAAAGCCTCTTGGGGTTGACATACAAAAGAAGCAGCATAACAGTGGACTTAGCAAGGGCATTATAGCTATTATTGCCCTTTCAGCTTTTCTAGCAATTGTTTTATGCTCTGCTGCTGTTTTCGCCTTATTCAAATTCCGAGATCATGTGCCTGAATCTCAACCAACATCAACCCCACGGGGTTTTCCGCCGACTCTTGCCAAAGCATCAG GTGCTGCTGGGCCATCAGTTGGAGGTGCAGTTACTTCCGCTTCAACTTCATTTCGGTCTAGCATTGCTGCTTATGCAGGGTCTGCTAAGACTTTCAGTATGAACGAAATAGAGAAAGCAACTGATAATTTTCACCCTTCTAGAATACTTGGAGAAGGAGGTTTTGGTCTTGTTTATAGATGTGACCTTGAAGATGGTTCAAAAGTAGCAGTCAAAGTTCTAAAGAGGGAGGATCATCATGGAGATCGTGAATTCTTATCAGAAGTTGAGATGCTTAGCCGCCTTCACCATAGAAATTTGGTAAAGCTGATTGGTATATGTACAGAACTCACCTCCCGCTGTCTGGTTTACGAACTCATTCCAAATGGCAGTGTGGAATCCCATTTACATG GAGTTGACAGGGAAAAAAGCCCGCTTGATTGGAGTACTCGGATAAAGATAGCACTTGGTGCTGCTCGTGGTCTTGCTTATTTGCATGAAGATTCAAGTCCACATGTCATACATAGGGATTTCAAATCTAGCAATATATTGCTGGAAAATGATTTTACACCAAAAGTATCTGATTTTGGATTGGCTCGAACGGCAGCTGATGAGGATAACAGGCACATATCTACACGTGTCATGGGAACTTTCGG ATATGTGGCTCCCGAGTACGCAATGACCGGGCATCTTCTCGTGAAGAGTGACGTATACAGCTATGGTGTTGTTCTTCTTGAGCTTTTGACAGGAAGAAAACCAGTGGACTTTTCACAACCGCCTGGTCAAGAGAATCTCGTTGCATGGGCCCGTCCCCTTCTAACAAGTAGAGAAGGACTTGAAGCAATAATCGATCCATCTCTAGGAACCAATGTTCCTTTTGATAGTGTGGCTAAAGTTGCGGCCATCGCTTCAATGTGTGTACAACCAGAGGTTTCAGATCGTCCTTTCATGGGCGAGGTTGTTCAGGCTTTAAAACTCGTGTGTAATGAATGTGATGAAGCAAAAGAGACAGGTTCAACAAGTTCTAGCAAAGACGATTTATCTTCAGATTTCAATGCTGCTTCTGAACAACAATCCAATAATTTCCAAAGCCATTTCGCAGCGGGTAACTATGACTTCGGAGTTGATATCGAAAACGGATTGTCAGCATCAGAGATATTCAGCTCGTCAGCAAGATTTGGAAGGCAAGTATCTGGATCATTTAGAAGACATTCATATTCGGGTCCTCTAAGAACCGTAAGAAGCAAGCGGTTATGGCAGATAATTCAAAAGCTTTCTGGCGGTACTGTTAGTGAACACGCGAATATGTTCAAGTAA